From the genome of Jannaschia sp. S6380:
GGAGCGGCACACGCTCGCCGTGATCGTCGACAACGAGGCCGGCGTGCTGGCGCGCGTCATCGGCCTGTTCTCGGGGCGCGGCTACAACATCGAAAGCCTGACCGTGGCCGAGGTGGACCATGAGGGGCACACGTCGCGTATCACGGTCGTTACTACCGGCACGCCCCAGGTGATCGAGCAGATCAAGGCCCAGCTTGGCCGGATCGTCCCCGTCCACGAGGTGCATGACCTCACGGTCGAGGGGCCCGCGGTCGAGCGGGAACTGGCGCTGTTCAAGGTGCACGGCACGGGCGACAAGCGGATCGAGGCGCTGCGCCTGGCCGAGATCTTCCGCGCCAACGTGGTCGACTCGACCCTCGACAGCTTCGTGTTCGAGATCACGGGCGATGTCGGCAAGATCGACGCCTTCGCCGAACTGATGCGCCCGATCGGCCTGGTCGAGATGGCCCGCACCGGCGTCGCCGCCCTGTCGCGCGGCAACGAATAACGCCTGTTGCGGCTCGCCCCGCCGGAAGCCGCGTGGATCAGTCGCGAAACCCCGATCAGCCGCCGAAATGACGGGAGAGCGCCGCCTCCACCGGGGGCGTGACGAAGCCGGACACATCGCCGCCCAGGCGTGCGATCTCCTTGACGAGCTTGGAGGCGATCGCCTGATGCTCGGCCTCGGCCATCAGGAACACGGTCTCGATCTGGTCATCGAGGATCCGGTTCATGCCGACCATCTGGTACTCGTATTCGAAATCGGCCACGGCGCGCAGCCCACGGACGATCATCTGGGCGCCGACATCGCGGGCGCAGTCGATCAGCAGGTTCTCGAACGGGTGTGCGACGATCTCGGTGCCGGTACGCGCCGACCAAAACGCCGCCTCCGCCTCGACCATCGCGACCCGTTCCTCCAGCGGGAAGAGCGGACCCTTGTCGCGATTGATCGCAACGCCGATGACAAGGCGGTCGACCAGGGTGCAGGCGCGTTTGATAATGTCGATATGGCCTTTGGTGATCGGATCGAACGTGCCGGGATAAAGGGCGGTGCGCATCGGGCCATCTCCGCAAGAAAGTTGCGCCACGCCTGACATGCGACGCCCGGCGGATCAAGCGCGTCGCGCGTATCGCCATCGGAGGCTCTGCTCGTTCAGTTGCCGCAGGTCGGCCTCCCCGGAAAGGACCGCTTCGCCCAGGGCGGTTGCGCGCGACAGAACCGCATCGGACGCGTAGGCATAGGCGGGCCGCCCTTCGATGGCGTCGTACCAGACGCCCCCGGTGGCATGGTCCAGCAGGATACGTTGAAAGCAGTGGTTGAACCGGACCGGCCAGTCCGAGCGCGCCGCCGTGGGCAATTCGCGGTCGGTCAGGTCGCGCCAGCGACGTTCCAGCCGCGCGCGCGCCGATCCATCCTCGGCCGGTGGGCCGGGCATGTCAGCCGTGGCCGGAGATCATCGCCTCCAGCGCGTCCTTTTCCATCGACACCTCGCTCAGCCGAGCTTTGACCACGTCACCCAGACTGATGAGGCCGACGAGGAGTCCGTCCTCCTCGACCGGCATGTGGCGGAAGCGCCCCTCGGTCATCGCCGACAGGATCTTCTGCGCATCGTCGCCGGGCGCGCAGGTTTTCAGATCACTGGTCATCAAATCGCTGACCTTGTGTTCCAGGATCTTGGTGCCGTCGGCATTCAATTCGCGAACGATGTCACGCTCCGACAGGATGCCGTCGGCATGCCGTCCGTCGCCGCTGACGACCAGCGCACCGATCCGCCGCGCCGAAAGTTCGGCCACCGCGTCGGCAATCGTCGCCGATGGGTCGATCGTCAGAACGCCCTTGTGGGCCTTGGAATTCAGGATCTGGGTGACAAAC
Proteins encoded in this window:
- the ilvN gene encoding acetolactate synthase small subunit — its product is MSPLKLKKGSTSHSAYNLRPTFSDTQERHTLAVIVDNEAGVLARVIGLFSGRGYNIESLTVAEVDHEGHTSRITVVTTGTPQVIEQIKAQLGRIVPVHEVHDLTVEGPAVERELALFKVHGTGDKRIEALRLAEIFRANVVDSTLDSFVFEITGDVGKIDAFAELMRPIGLVEMARTGVAALSRGNE
- a CDS encoding CBS domain-containing protein is translated as MFVTQILNSKAHKGVLTIDPSATIADAVAELSARRIGALVVSGDGRHADGILSERDIVRELNADGTKILEHKVSDLMTSDLKTCAPGDDAQKILSAMTEGRFRHMPVEEDGLLVGLISLGDVVKARLSEVSMEKDALEAMISGHG
- the coaD gene encoding pantetheine-phosphate adenylyltransferase, which produces MRTALYPGTFDPITKGHIDIIKRACTLVDRLVIGVAINRDKGPLFPLEERVAMVEAEAAFWSARTGTEIVAHPFENLLIDCARDVGAQMIVRGLRAVADFEYEYQMVGMNRILDDQIETVFLMAEAEHQAIASKLVKEIARLGGDVSGFVTPPVEAALSRHFGG